The Stigmatella aurantiaca DW4/3-1 genome contains the following window.
CACGCCGATGAGGAAGAGCTGATCGGCGATCTGCTGCACCGACAGGCCAGTCATCAGACCCCAGTAGAGGTGGATGGCCAGAAACCGGCCGTTGCCGTTCATCCGCAGGACCTGCAAGGTGATGAGGATCCGCTCGCGCTCGAGCGGGGACAGACTGGAGATCTCCTCCCCGGAAGCCGGCTTCGCCTCGGAGAAGAAGTACGAGAGGAACGAGTTCGCGTAGCCCTGGATGGGCGGGAACGCGCCCACGAGGGTCTGCCGCGATGGCTCGATCATCCCCTCCGGGCTGAAGCCACGCCGGAGCCCCTCGAGCTCTTCCGGGGTGAGGATGCCGACAAGCTCCACGGAAGGTGTAGAGGGAGGGGTCGACGGACTCTCGAGGGCGTCAGCCCGCTGCACTGTTGTGGTCGGCATCCGGTGTCTCCTGAGGGGATTGTGAGGGAGCGGATTCCCGCTCTCTTCGGGGCAAACGCATCTCATCCCATTTCTTCTGGATCCTTTCGAGCACGGGCCGCGCGGCATCCCGCGCCTGGTCCATGATCTCCTGGGAGTGGGCATAGTCCCCGGGTGAGTAGTTCACGAAGGGACTGTTGAAGATGACATCGGCCACCTGGGCGGACTGCTGTCCCGAGGTATGAAAGACGATGATCATCGAGCGCATGACATCAATGACCCGCTCGATGGGGTTGAGCCCATGCAGGAACCACCCCACCCGGGTAGGGAACAAGGGCTTCGAGCCCCGGCGGACCGGAGGCTTCGCCACCCCATTGACGGCGACGATCAAGCTGGCGCCCCACGTCTTCAAGATGGCCGCCGGAACGTTGGCGATGAAGCCCCCGTCCACCAGCCGACATCCGTCCGAGAAGGCTGGAGAGAAGACCCCCGCCAAAGCGCCGCTGGCGCGGACGCCCGAGCCCAGGCTTCCCCACCGCGAGATGTGCACCTGAGCGTTCGAGATGTTCGTGGCGACGGGAAGGCAAGGCACTTCCAGTTCCTCCAGGTAGATGCCTCCCGTCATGCGATCGACGTACCAAGCAATCGCCTCGGAGCTGATGAAGCTGGCCCGCACCACCCAGGACAGCAAGGGGACCTGCTTCCGCAGCACCTCCAGCCCTTCGGCCCCCCGGCCGCAATAAAAGGAAGCCACCAGGGCGCCAAAGCTCGTGCCACTGACGAGATCGATGGGGATCTTCCGCTCCACCATGCCCTGAAGCACCACCAATCCGGCGAGCCCCCAGGCCCCCCCTCCTCCCAGCGCCACCCCGACAAGCCGTCCCGTGATGGCCCGCCCCCACCGCAGCAAGCTGTCCTGCTCCCGAGAGGACAATGTCGCAAACCGCCCCCAATGCGCGAGGCGGCGAGGCTCCAGCCGAAGCCGCACGGTTCCCACCGGGTCGGCCTGGGTGACGCGCCGGGGCGAGGGCCCCAGCAGCACCGTGAAGAGGGTGGAGGCAGGCTCGAAGCCGACAGGCAGCCGCACCTTTTCCGCCGCGCTGAGCTGGACCAACTTCCAGACGAGCCCACCCCGGCGGGTCGACACAAACCCATGCTCCCCATCCTCGGGAAGGGAAAGGTCCTCCCACAGCGAGGGGGCCACCCGAACAAAGAGGTAGTCCCAGGAAGGCACCTCGAGGGCCAGGGTCCGAAGCACACCGGTGACAGCCGCCCCACTGGGTGCCTGGACGCGGTGATGGGTCACCCACTGGCCCTGGGCATCCATGAGGGGCGGGCAGGGGGTCATCCGTGCCTCGGGGCCCGGCACGACATCCACCACCAAGATGGCGTCTCCGTACTCCGTGCGAATGCCCTCCGCCACCGCATCCACCATGGTCCGGAGTGGATCGATGCCCCACTCACGGGCCGCTGCGCCGAGACTGCTCCGAAAGAGAACGATCTCGGGCAGAAGCACATCTTCGTCTGACGCCTCCTGGGCCATGCGCTTCTGGGATGGCGCGGGGCCCCGGAGCCGCTTGAAGAGGGGAACCCGCTGGTCCAGCCGCTGGCTGACCGCATGCGAGACAAAGGCCACGCTCGCGCTCTCCGATCGGACTTCCACCCGGCAAGGCTCGCTTCCGTCCTGAGGAGGCATCAGCAAGTCGCCGAACAGGTTGCCGACATAGAGGGGGCGCTCGATGACTCTCTCCGCGGGGTACTCCCGCGGGGCCACCAGCCGACGGAACTCGGCCAGCTCCCCCTGGAGCACCATGTACCCCCCCCTGCCCTCCTCCTTCTGCGGGTGGCACACGCGCTCGCCGCGCTTGTAGGTGCGCACTTCGGCCAGATCAATGAGGTCCACCAACTGCCGGGCACGAACGTTCCGAAACTGCTCGGTCTTGCGGAGCGCCTCGAAGAACAGGTGCTTCTTCTGCTGAAACTCGCCGTAGCCCGCGAGCAGCTGTGCCAGCTCGGGCAGCGCCGCGAGCTCCTCCGGGGCCAACAGGCGGAGCTGGCAGGCCGTCTCGGCCAAAAGGTGAACGGGAAACCCGCCTTCGTCCTGGGCCGCGTCCGGGCCCGCCGAATGGACCCAGACGTCCCCCGCATAGAGGGATTTGTAGGGATCCACGCTCCCCGGCAGAACCTGGGTCACGACCACCTCCCCAGACAAGACAATCAGGGCCCGGGGCCCGCTGGCAGCGGGGCCATCCCTCCGGATGGACGCTCCCGGCGGGAAGCTTTTCGCCGGAAACACCCTATCGATGAGATACCCGTGGGCGCGCAACCATGCATCCAAGGCTGTGTGGCGCAAGGGAGGCAGCCCTGTGTCCATCGGCTCCCGGGCTGCCGCCCCTTCGAGCTCCATCATCGCTCGCCACTCCTTGCGGGCCCTCGTCGCGCTGCTGGACCCGGACGGCTTTTCTACTACGGACGGTGTGCACATAACCTCGGGGTCCCAGATGCACCACCAGCAGCGCTTTCACGGAACCTCGGGGCTCTGCGAGGATGAAAAAAGGCAGAGAACGGGACGCCCGGGATTCCTTGGGTTTGGATGACGGCATGCAAGAGGATCTGTCCTCGCTGGTGGTGGCGCTGTCGAAGTCAGAAGACTTCGAGGATGCGGCGACACGGACGTTGAGCAGCTTGATGCGCCTCACGGAGGAGGCGATCGCCACCAGCCGGTACAAGAACCACGGCAAGGTGCTCCGGGGCATGGTGCACCTGCGGCGCGCGGGAGGATACCTGCGCCTGGCCATCCTCGAACAGGGGGCCGCCACGGTGCAGTCCGCCGGCGGAGCGGTGGAGGCACCCAGCCTCGTGTCGGCCACCGCCTGGCACTCGGTGGTACAGCACAACTGTCCTGTCTTCATCGATGCCATCCTGGGAACACTCCGGCCCTACTCTCCCCAGGACACGGAGCGGCTCGAAGAACTCCTGCCCGGAGGGTTCGGAAGCCAGGAGAGCCGTCAGAGCTTCCTGAGCCGCCAGGCCTCTCACGTGTGCGTCATTCCCCTGAGGACCCTGGGCTCGGGCATCGGAGGGATGATTTCACTGGAGGCGGACTGCCCCCCGGCGATGGGGCAGGACTTCGTCTGGCGCGAGTGTGTGGACCGGCTGCAGTTGGTCGCGGAACTCGCGGCGCCCTACCTCACGGGTCTGCCCTTCCCCCCTGCCCCCCAGGCAGAGGTGGACGAGTACATGCCGGTCATCGGCGTCTCGATGGCCAGCCTGCTCCCCATCCTGGACGTCTTCTCCCAGCAGGAGGAGAGCATCCTCATCAGCGGCGCCACCGGAGCAGGCAAGTCGCGGCTGGCGCGCTGGTGCCACGCGCGATCGAATCGGCGCACGGGGCCCTTCGAAGTCCTGGA
Protein-coding sequences here:
- a CDS encoding patatin-like phospholipase family protein; protein product: MMELEGAAAREPMDTGLPPLRHTALDAWLRAHGYLIDRVFPAKSFPPGASIRRDGPAASGPRALIVLSGEVVVTQVLPGSVDPYKSLYAGDVWVHSAGPDAAQDEGGFPVHLLAETACQLRLLAPEELAALPELAQLLAGYGEFQQKKHLFFEALRKTEQFRNVRARQLVDLIDLAEVRTYKRGERVCHPQKEEGRGGYMVLQGELAEFRRLVAPREYPAERVIERPLYVGNLFGDLLMPPQDGSEPCRVEVRSESASVAFVSHAVSQRLDQRVPLFKRLRGPAPSQKRMAQEASDEDVLLPEIVLFRSSLGAAAREWGIDPLRTMVDAVAEGIRTEYGDAILVVDVVPGPEARMTPCPPLMDAQGQWVTHHRVQAPSGAAVTGVLRTLALEVPSWDYLFVRVAPSLWEDLSLPEDGEHGFVSTRRGGLVWKLVQLSAAEKVRLPVGFEPASTLFTVLLGPSPRRVTQADPVGTVRLRLEPRRLAHWGRFATLSSREQDSLLRWGRAITGRLVGVALGGGGAWGLAGLVVLQGMVERKIPIDLVSGTSFGALVASFYCGRGAEGLEVLRKQVPLLSWVVRASFISSEAIAWYVDRMTGGIYLEELEVPCLPVATNISNAQVHISRWGSLGSGVRASGALAGVFSPAFSDGCRLVDGGFIANVPAAILKTWGASLIVAVNGVAKPPVRRGSKPLFPTRVGWFLHGLNPIERVIDVMRSMIIVFHTSGQQSAQVADVIFNSPFVNYSPGDYAHSQEIMDQARDAARPVLERIQKKWDEMRLPRRERESAPSQSPQETPDADHNSAAG
- a CDS encoding carboxymuconolactone decarboxylase family protein — protein: MPTTTVQRADALESPSTPPSTPSVELVGILTPEELEGLRRGFSPEGMIEPSRQTLVGAFPPIQGYANSFLSYFFSEAKPASGEEISSLSPLERERILITLQVLRMNGNGRFLAIHLYWGLMTGLSVQQIADQLFLIGVYAGLSCYTAAIATFQTLLRHLKQCVASGDVQAPSILAATAQWFAVT